One Rhinolophus ferrumequinum isolate MPI-CBG mRhiFer1 chromosome X, mRhiFer1_v1.p, whole genome shotgun sequence genomic window, ACAGGAATCCTAGGATAACCATCTTGTACATTCTTTCCTCTATTTCTTGATCCCATCTCCTTTATTGCTGGGCACTTTCACACTTCTAAGGAAATTCCTATTCCAATGCCATATTATCCTGCTCCAGATCACAAAAATAAGACGGAAGCTTCCCCAATTTGTTTTATAGAACAGCAAAATTCTTATCCTTAAACCTACTAAACAGTAATAAATACATGACCAATGTCATTTGTAAACTTAGACTCTGAAGCTAATAAATCTTTTAGGAGGAAGAACATTTGAAccataccaaaaagaaaagaaaaaagataaaacctgCAACTTAGCCCTCCTCTACTTGGAACCTTGATTGCCCTCTTCAATGACAGAGTAGGAGAATCTTCCTCAGACTTCACTCAGGGCAGGAGACGCTGCTGGACGTGACACTGGAACTTTCCCTGGCCGTGGCAGTAGTATCATCCACAGCAGCTCTGGCCTGGGCTCgctctctctcatctctcagaGCCTCCTCATACCAGTATGGGAAGGAAGTGGGATCAGACCCAGTGATCTTGGTGAAAAACTTCAGGATTTTCATCTTGCTGGTTTCAGCGTGGGCTCTTGGACCCCACAGGAACTCGTAGCGTGGAGGATCACTGTTGGGTACCTGCTGGTACACCAGGTAATTCTCCTGCACTAAATCTTCAGTGATGAGCTTCCTGGGCTCCCCATAGATGAAGTCCTTCTTCCCAGCAAACACTCCCATCACTTTCAGCACCTCCCAGATTTTCTCCTCAGGGGCACGGTTACCCTCCATGAAGATTACGCCCAGGATAAGTATCAAGAGGCCGGTCTTGGGCATACCCTGGTCATCACTCAGCATCCCATCGTAGGTGAGGTCTAGCATTTTGACGAGCACATAGGAATGGCTGGGGGGGTCCACTTCCTTCACTTCAATGCCAAAGACAACCTCCATGCACTCACAGACTTTCTCGAAGATCACAGGGAAGTGTTCCTCGTGCTCCTTGATGACATTCTTCAGCATTTCTGCCATGGTGATGGGCTCTTTTGTTATATACTTGACACTCAGGAACTGCACCAATTCAGCCACCTTCTTGTGGAGCACATCGTCGGTGAGCAAGGACTCAGGATCTGGTGGAGCCTGTGAGGTGCTGGGCCCCTCCTCTTCTTGGCTTCTAGAACTCTCATCAGATTGACTCACTGGACTGGCTGTGATGGCAGTGGGGGAGGAGCAGGCACCCTGGGGAACACTTGGTGTTCCACCAGCAGGCACCACCTCTGGGGTGCTCTGgctcaaaggagagagaaaggaggaggtggCTTCCTCCTCAGGAACCTGTGCACCTACCACGCCGGGAGCCTCTCTTTGGGCCTGAAGGCTTAGTTCAAGCTTGCAGCATTGACTCTTCATACTGTAAGCCATGATGACTTGTGTTGGGGGCAGCAGGCAGGAGCGTGGGCAGGAGGTGGGTGATGGGGGCCAATGGCCTGAGGGAGGGAAAAGACTGTGAGAAACTCAACCTTGTCAGCTCTGACAAAGGCTGTCTTAATAGGCCTTCCCTAGATAGTGTGCTAGAGGTCTCCTGATTGGCCTGTTCCATAAGAACCTGTAGGAGGTCCTGAGAAAGCTCCCCGAAATGTAATCAGTGGTCATAGCCTGTAGATTCCAAGTAAGACAGTAGTAGGGTATGTGAGGTCAGGCAATGTGGTGTTTCTGTTTTGGTGTGGGTGGGGCCCTGGGTAGATATTCAGAGTCCTGACCTTGACTGACTCTGCTTTTCTGACGTGAGGACACATGCCTCAGACCAAGGCCCTCACCCCCCAGGATTATTTGAGCCCCTATAAGACGAGTCAAGGGGGCATTTCAGGCAGCAGACTACAATCACAATCCTGGCACCCCCAGGGCTGATAGGCTTTGTGATATCCCTACTGTTCTGGGGTGGATGGTCCCCTCAATGCTCATTCAGGGTCCTCATCTTTCTCCTGGCAGGGCCTAGACCCCACACCTCTGCTGGCCTCAGACAAAACTCTCAGAACAAGAGCTCACATTCCTGAGACCAACAGGAGGAACCTGAGACCAACAGGAGGAACAGGTGCCCCTGCGAAGGGGCACCTGCTCAGGGCCTCCCTGGGGTGACAGTAAGGGCTGGATGAACTCTGTGGGGATCCCTCTCTGCTGGAATAGGGGGATCATCTCAGTCTTTAGTTTGATGCCTGGCAGGGCCTGGGACTCCTCCCTCTGTTGACTTGAGGTCACCCTCCTTAAATCAAGGCCTCACTACCCTGAGACAgcaaaggaagtgagggagtgcCAGATTTAACCACCATGCACTGGGTCCTATCATGGCTGATGGAAGGGGCTGGACTCTATCTATTCTTGAGCAGGAAGTCTACCCCATCCTCCAACCTCAAATTAATTCCTGGCAGAGCCGGAGACTCATCCTTCTGCTGAACAGAGTTCAGGCCCTCGAGACCAACAGGTGGAAGTGAGGGCATGTCACATCTGGACACCATGCACCAGGCCTCCCAGGGCAGAagcagggcagggaaggggccTTATCTCTCCAAGGGCTGAGGGGGGTGGCCCTCAATCCTTATTCAGGGTCCTCACTTTAAGGGCAGAGCCTGGGGCTCCTCCTTGGGCTGACCTGATGTGACTCCCTCTGCTGATGTGAAGTTGCCTGGTCAGACCAAGGTCTTTACCACCTTGAGACCAGTGACATAAAAGTGAGAAGAAGGCCACATCCAGCCACCCCTGCCAAATATTTCCCAGGGCTGACAGCAGGGGCTGGATCCAATATGTTCTCGGGTGGTAGGTACAGTTAGTCATTCCGTAGGTACTTACATCAACGCTCAGCAGGGCCTGGGATTTCTCCCTCTGGTGACCTAAGTCTGGCTTTCTCAGACAAAGATTTTCACCACCCTGAGACCGCCTCCCCCCGCATGGCAGCTGAAAATGAGGGGACTCAAACAGACTGACCTGCCTGGGGACTACCAGGGCTGACAATAGGGGCGGGGCAGGTTTCTGAGGGCACCTCTTTGTTTGGAGTGGTTACCTTTAGCCACCCAAAAGGTATTCATATTTACTCCTGACACGGCCTGCGTTCTTTCCCTTCTGCTCTCCTGCAGATGCATCCCTCAGGCCAAGGTTCTGTCTCCCAGAGATGCCAGACAAAGAAGTGAGGGGAGCACAGGGTATTGGCAAGGATGCCTCTGCCTAACAACTCTACTTGGGGTCTCCCAGGGCTGACAACAGGGGCAGTGTGGGTATCTGCACAACTGCCTCTGTGTTCTGGCCTGATGCTTATTCTCAGTTCTCCTGAAGGTATTTATTCCTGATAGGGCCTGAAACTCCTCCTTCATGCTGACTTGAGGATGCTTCCCTCAGGCAAAGGCCCCCATCTCCCAGAGATGCCAAGCAAAGAAGTAAGGAGGGTAGATGGGACATCTGTGCCTGACAGCCCTGCCTGGCGCCTCAGAGCCCTTTAGAGCAAGGCCCACAACTTCCCTAAGACCTCCGATTTGTAAATGAGGGGAGAAAAGGGGAGGTTCAGCCTGACAGCATTTCCCGTGGGTTCCAGGGCTCACAGAGAGATCAGGGTGAGTATCTGTAGAGATTCCTCTGGGTTCTGTGGTGGGGCATACCCACAGTCCTTTCCAAGGAATTCATATTTACTCCTGACAGGGCCTGCACCCTCTCCCTTCTGCATACCTGGGAATGCGGCTCTCAGGCCAAGGTTCCCATCTCCAGGAAACCACCCACAAGGAAGTACAGAACATGTCGGGAGGCACGTCTGTCTAACTGCCTTGCCCTGGGCTTCCAAAGGCTGACAGCAGGGATGTGTCTCGGTGGGCTCTTTTCTGTCTGATGAGAGGTCCCCTCAGCCCTCCATAAGGGTTCTCACTTTAACGGCTGGCAGAGCCTGGGACACCTCCCTCTGACAACCTGACTCCGCGCCTTTCAGAAAAAGCCTCACGTCCCCTCAGGCTCCCAAGATGGAGGTCTGGGTACAAAACCTCTGGGGCTCTGCCTGGGAATTTCCAGGGCAGACaacaggggcagggcagggcctgcgGCACCTTCTCTCTGCGATGTGAACTCCCTTCAGTCCTTTCTGAGAGTTCTCACCTCAATGCCGGGCAGGTCCTCTGACTCCTCCCTCTGTCTGCTGACTGGACTCCAGCTCGAAGCTTCACGTCCCTCAGACTGCGAAGGCGGAAGTCCAGAAAAATCACTTCTGGGTACACGCCCTCTCAAGGATAACTGCAGGGGCAGAGCCTGACCCAGGGCCCCCTCTATCTGTGGTGGGAGGTTTCCGCACTACTCCCTCTGGAGCTTCAGGTTGAAACCTCGCATGGCCCGAGACTCCTCCCTCTGCTGACCCGAGTTCAGCTTAGAGGAAAAACCTTGCCTCCGTGATGTTCCCAAGGCAAAAGTCAGAATACAACACATGCGGGGTACTCTGCCTCGCATTTCCCAGGGCTCATAGCAGGAGTAGAGTGGGGTGGATCCCCCTCTACTTGGAATGGGAAAACCCTTCAGTCCTCGCCTTGACTTCTACTGCCTGAGCCCCCTCCCTCTGTCAACCTGAGGCCTCACCCCTCACATCAAGACCCTTATCTTACCAAGACCACCAGGATAGAAGTGAGGTGGGGCCTCAACCTGACAGGCCTGCTGGGAGCATACCAGACTGACAGCAAAGGCAAGGTAGGTTTCTGTGTGACTCTATATGTGTTCTGGGGTGGGGGTTACCCTCAGTCCTCCACAAGGTATTCATATTTTCTCCTGACAGGGCCTGTACCCTCTGCCTTCACACGGCCCCTGTCTCCCTGAGATTAGTGTCACAGAAACACAGAGGGTGTGGATAGTGGCACTTGTTCCTGACAGTCCTGCTTGGAGCCTCCCAGGGCTTAAAGCAGGGCTACATTTCTGTGGGGCCCTTCTATCTCAGGTGGGTGGCTAATTCAGCCCTCTATAAAGGCTCTCACTTTGATGTCTGGTAGGGCTTGGGGATTCCTCCCTCTGCTGACCTGAGTCTTACCCCATCAGATCAAAGCCATCACTTCCCCCCAAAAATGTACCCCCTTTCTTGGTGGAAGTCAGCGTCTGCCATATCTGACCATCATGCCTCAGGGTCTCCCAAGGCTAACAGGTGGGATACGATGGGCCTGAGGACCAGCCTCTTCTGTGGTGGGAGTTCTTAGTTCTCCTTCAGGATCATCACCTTGACTCCTGGCACTGACTTGGCCTTCTCCCTCTGTGGACCTGAGTCCATCCACCTAAAACCAAGAGTAGAAGACAGCAGCCAAGCTTGTCATTTTGGCACATGCAGGTAAAGCAATCAATCTGTAAATTATTTGAGGAAGATTGACATATTTCCAATATTCTGAATCTTCAGGAAAGTTGTATAGGTGCCTCCAAAAAGATCTGGAACATTTTTGTGAAGCTTCTTAGGTCATTTCTGGATTTTCATGCTGCTGTGAAtgggatatttaaaattttttcataatgcCTTTATTATCCTACACTTTGCACATTTTCCTAGAGACAAATCAATAAAAGGATGTAGTGTCAATGAAAGAAAGGGCAgtgtctttttataaaatttaattttattatttccagctttattgaactatatttgacaaataaaaattgggtttaaagtgtacaatgtgatgtttagatatgcatatacattgtgaaatgattatgaCAAGTTAATTAAtatatctatcacctcacatagttaccattttgtattgtgtggtgagaacacatAAGGTCaactctctcagcaaatttcaagtatatcaTAGAGTAtgattaactatagtcaccatgcttcATCCCACATAACCGAACCTTTATGCCCTTTGCCcaccatctccccatttccttcacACCCCagtccctgacaaccaccatCCAACTCTGCTTTTATGAACTGAGgagtttttagattccacatatgtaagatcatacattatttgtcctTTACCATCTGACTCATTTCACGTAGAATAATGGCATCCAGATTCATCAATATCATCACAAGTAGcaggatgttttcttttaaaaaactattaagtTATTccacatacagacatacacacacaccatatatatatatatatatataaaattttgttcatccatcaacagacacttaggttatttttatatcttggctattgtgaataatgctgcaatgaacatgggagtgcagtcATCTCTTTCAGATAGTAATTTCAtgtcctttggatatatacccagaagtgggaatcCTGAATCatattgtagttctatttttaattttttgagaaaactccatactgtcttccataatggctataccaatttacattcccattgACAGTGTACAAGGGTAcccttttcttcatattctcaccaacacttatctctTGTCATTTTGATAAAGGCCATCTTCACATAtgtaaggtgatatctccttgtggttttgatttgcatttctctgattagcgatgctgagcaccttttcatatatctgttggccatttgtatgtcttttgagTAATGTCTATTCCAGTCCTTAGATcattttttattgaggttttttgtttttttgctattgagttgtttgagttcctgacaaattttgaatattaacccctaatcatatatatgatttacaaGGAGTTTttccattccataggttgtcttttcagtctattgactgtttcttttgctatgcagaagctttttagtttgatgcaatcctgcttgtctatttttgctttagttGCCTGAGCTTTagatgtcatatccaaaaaatcattgccaagaccaatggctatgttttcttctagtagttttaaagtttcaggtcttacatttaagtctttaatccttttggagttgatttttgtgtgctTTGTGAGATAGCAGTCCAACTTCAGTCTCCTGCATGTGGATTTCCAGTTTTcgcaatcatttattgaagagactattctttcccattgtgtgttcttggcaaTCTTGTCCAAAATCAGTTGACTGTAGATGTATGGActtatttctgagctctttattctgtttcattggtccttttgtctgtttttatgctagtaccacgctgtttgattactgtagctttctaatatattttgaaatcatgaagagtgatgtctccagctttgttcttcttgttcaaGTTTGcattggctatttgaggtcttttgtggttccatctGGACTTTAGGactgttttttccccctgtttcTGTAAAgaatgccattgaaattttgattgcattaaatctgtagatcattttgggtagtaaggacattttaacaatattaattcttccaatctgtgaacacagaagtctttccatttatctgtctgtgctttaatttcttttgatgttttatagttttcagtgtacaagtctttcacctctttggttacatttattcttaagtatttcagtctttttgttgctattgtgaatgggattgttttcttaatttcctttttagtcATTCATTGTGTATAGAAATACCACTGAttcttgtatgttgattttgtatcctgcaactttactgaatttgcttattatttctaacaggttttttttttcagttgagtttttagggttttctatacatatgATCATGCCATTTCAACTCAAAgaactccctttagcatttcttgtaaggtaggtttagtggtgatgaactctcaGCTTGTGGttgtctgaaaaagtctttattgcACCTTCATTTCCGAAGGACAGTTTTGTCAGGTATATATTCGTGTTCATGTATttcattattatctttttaatgtccaTGGAATCAGTAGTGATGATCCTATtacatttctgatattggtaattctgtctgttttctttattcttggttACTCTGactagaagtttatcaattttatttatcattctaAAGAATCAGCTTtaggttttattgttttctctcttgttttcctgttttcaatttcactgattttttactctaattatttttgtctctgctttctttaaaattttggtaagttgtactttcatttttacttaggtctaaaaatataaatttaatctcTCTTTGGGCTCTTTTCTTTgacccatgaattatttagaagtgtgttatataatttctaaatatttgggggATTCTCTATtcttcttgttatttattttcagtttaattcaTGTGAACATACTTTGCATGATTTCTAttctcttaaatttgttaaggtggCTCTGAATTTGTTCTATCTTGATAAATGTTTTATGTCATTTCAGAATAATATGTGTCCTGTTGTTGTTGGGtggagtattttataaatgtcaagtATATCAAGTTGATTGATAGTCTTATTCAGATCACCCGTATCTCTACTGATTTCCTGCTTGTTTGATCTATAAATTGCTAACAGTggtattgaagtctccaaatATAATGgtggatttttccatttttcctttcatctctatCATATTTTGCTTTACATATCCAAACACTTTGTTTTTAGTTGCGTATCCATTTAATATTGCTgtatcttcttggagaattgactcCTTTTTGAATTATGTAATGCCTCTCTGTATCCCTGATGACTTCCCTTGTTCTAAAATCTGCTtctttgaaattaatatagctttTTTGTTAGtatagtataatttttttcatccctttacttttagccTATCTGAACCTTTATATTTAAAACGAATTTCTTGTAGACAAAGTATGATTGGATATTGTTTTCTATCACTTAGACTATCTGTGTCTTTTAACTTGTGTATATGgatcattcacatttaaagtgattgtcgatatagttggattaatagTTAgcatatttttactgttttctatttgcttcttttattctacatttatttttttcttgtttttttactttctctgatTTTAATTGAGTATttaatatgattccatttcatCTCCTCTTAATCAATCTCTTAATATATCAAATATaccttttccagctttattgaaatataattgacatataatatcgtgtaagtttaaggtacacAGTGTaataatttgatatacatatattgcAAAAATGATTACCATAGTAAAGTTAAATACATCTATCACCTTGTATAATTACAATTTCTTCTtcgtggtgagaacttttaaaatctactcttagcaactttcaagtatataattctgtTAACTAGAGTTACCATGCCGTGTATTACATTCCCATGCTGtgtattcatcttataactagaagtgtTTACCctttgaccacctttacccatTTTCAACCCGACCCCtcacccctgacaaccaccaatctgttcttcctttctttatgtagatccaagGTAGATcccatttattttcccttctgcctgaagaacttcttttgAACATTTCTTGCAAGGTGCATGCATGGGCAATGAATTCCCTCAACTTTTGTTTGTATGAGAaaggctttattttctcttcacttttgaAGAACAATTTTACTAgacatagaattctaggttggtagatttttcttccaatactttaaatatttcacttcacaCTATTTTTCtgcatagtttctgatgagagGTTCACTGTAATTCTTATACCTGTGTATtattttcctagggctgccataacaaattaccataagcTGGGTGCCTTCAAAGAGAAAGCTATtctttcacaattctggaggcctgAAGTTtgaaattaaggtgttggcaggattgcACTCTCTTttaaggctctaggggagaatcctttctTAGTTTTTCCATCTTCTGGTGGCCTCAAGCATTCCTTGACGTGAGGCTGCATAACTCCAgtctcttctttcatcttctcATGACCTTCTCCCCCGTGTCACTCCTTTGTATATCCTGTATCTTTACCTATTCTTATAAGGGCATTTGTTATTGGAGTTAGGGCCTATCCAGACATCCAGGATAATGTCATCTGGAGATTCTTTACTTAATTACGTTTGTAAAGAACTTTTCCCCAAATAAAGTTACATTCACACAGGTACCAGGGGTTTAAGACTTacacatatcttttgggggaccaCAGTTCAATCCAGTAAAGCCTCTTTTTC contains:
- the LOC117026669 gene encoding putative MAGE domain-containing protein MAGEA13P, which translates into the protein MAYSMKSQCCKLELSLQAQREAPGVVGAQVPEEEATSSFLSPLSQSTPEVVPAGGTPSVPQGACSSPTAITASPVSQSDESSRSQEEEGPSTSQAPPDPESLLTDDVLHKKVAELVQFLSVKYITKEPITMAEMLKNVIKEHEEHFPVIFEKVCECMEVVFGIEVKEVDPPSHSYVLVKMLDLTYDGMLSDDQGMPKTGLLILILGVIFMEGNRAPEEKIWEVLKVMGVFAGKKDFIYGEPRKLITEDLVQENYLVYQQVPNSDPPRYEFLWGPRAHAETSKMKILKFFTKITGSDPTSFPYWYEEALRDERERAQARAAVDDTTATARESSSVTSSSVSCPE